Proteins from a single region of Streptomyces glaucescens:
- a CDS encoding FUSC family protein, with protein sequence MRSTNPSPTPSRPRRLPLAAALRLGRPSEIWFKPALSVVVSVAPPNLLLLALGRLDLAPYTMAGSLCALYAHHRPYAARARVLTGVVLGMLAGLAVALVTAALTGDAVVLVTVGALLAAAQKALSDATRLGPPGNVVLTFVSSAALFAPQSLGQVPGHLALGLAAGAWAWLVGMAPGLLRPHGPERRATAQALTAAAAYAATRGTGPGHARARTAATAAVLAARQALLTGGARPATARPALAHLLLRAELALAAPADADPEGLRARARALRGRGPGPYDGEPVLPAPDTGESPAERLWHRLVPLAPVAARTALGCALAGYASLALGIGRPYWALVTAAALYQASLALTWSRGVQRVVGNLVGVLVFAAVAPLAHLGQAALVLCCLAFSFGAEALISRNYWLGSVCVTPMALLITEFTGYQDPGDLVTERIVDTLVGALVGLAAAVVVTNRRAGTRLGAALAATERARERAARLLAEPQPAPAALEAARSGLAAALVELRAAADAASGEWRQRTPPGDRVEHAEQAGHRTLAETVRRGLTPDGHAAETTADGPPAYGAAAFRATADDSTEDPRP encoded by the coding sequence ATGCGCAGTACGAACCCGTCCCCGACGCCCTCCCGCCCACGCCGGCTTCCGCTCGCCGCGGCACTCCGCCTCGGCCGCCCGTCGGAGATCTGGTTCAAACCCGCCCTCAGCGTCGTCGTCTCCGTCGCGCCGCCCAACCTGCTCCTGCTCGCCCTCGGCCGCCTCGACCTGGCCCCGTACACGATGGCCGGCTCGCTGTGCGCCCTCTACGCCCACCACCGCCCCTACGCCGCCCGCGCCCGCGTCCTGACCGGGGTCGTGCTCGGCATGCTCGCCGGACTCGCCGTCGCCCTGGTCACGGCCGCGCTCACCGGTGACGCGGTCGTGCTGGTCACCGTCGGCGCGCTGCTCGCCGCCGCCCAGAAGGCGCTCAGCGACGCCACCCGCCTCGGACCGCCCGGCAACGTCGTCCTCACCTTCGTCAGCTCCGCCGCCCTGTTCGCCCCGCAGAGCCTCGGCCAGGTCCCCGGCCATCTCGCGCTGGGCCTCGCCGCGGGCGCCTGGGCCTGGCTGGTGGGCATGGCACCCGGCCTGCTCCGCCCGCACGGCCCCGAGCGCCGCGCCACCGCGCAGGCCCTCACCGCCGCCGCCGCGTACGCCGCCACCCGCGGCACCGGTCCGGGCCACGCCCGCGCCCGCACGGCCGCCACCGCCGCCGTCCTCGCCGCCCGGCAGGCCCTGCTCACCGGCGGCGCCCGTCCGGCAACCGCCCGCCCCGCCCTCGCGCACCTCCTGCTGCGCGCCGAGCTCGCCCTCGCCGCTCCCGCCGACGCGGACCCCGAGGGGCTGCGCGCCCGGGCCCGCGCGCTGCGCGGCCGCGGGCCCGGGCCGTACGACGGAGAGCCCGTGCTCCCCGCACCGGACACGGGCGAGAGCCCCGCCGAGCGGCTGTGGCACCGGCTGGTCCCGCTCGCACCCGTCGCCGCCCGCACCGCCCTCGGGTGCGCCCTGGCCGGATACGCCTCGCTCGCCCTCGGCATCGGCCGGCCGTACTGGGCCCTGGTCACCGCCGCCGCCCTCTACCAGGCCAGCCTCGCCCTCACCTGGAGCCGGGGCGTGCAGCGCGTCGTGGGGAACCTCGTCGGCGTCCTCGTCTTCGCCGCCGTCGCCCCGCTCGCCCACCTCGGCCAGGCCGCCCTCGTCCTGTGCTGTCTCGCCTTCAGCTTCGGCGCGGAGGCGCTGATCAGCCGCAACTACTGGCTCGGCAGCGTCTGCGTGACCCCCATGGCGCTGCTCATCACCGAGTTCACCGGCTACCAGGACCCCGGCGACCTTGTCACCGAGCGGATCGTGGACACCCTCGTCGGCGCGCTGGTCGGCCTCGCCGCCGCCGTCGTGGTCACCAACCGCCGTGCGGGCACCCGCCTCGGCGCCGCCCTCGCCGCCACCGAGCGGGCCCGCGAGCGCGCCGCCCGCCTGCTCGCCGAGCCGCAGCCCGCGCCCGCCGCCCTGGAGGCCGCCCGCAGCGGCCTCGCCGCCGCGCTGGTCGAGCTGCGCGCCGCGGCCGACGCCGCGTCCGGCGAATGGCGGCAGCGCACCCCGCCCGGGGACCGGGTGGAGCACGCCGAGCAGGCCGGACACCGTACCCTCGCCGAGACGGTACGCCGCGGACTCACCCCGGACGGGCACGCGGCCGAGACGACGGCGGACGGCCCGCCGGCGTACGGCGCGGCGGCGTTCCGCGCGACGGCGGACGACAGCACGGAGGATCCACGGCCATGA
- a CDS encoding aldo/keto reductase, translating to MRYTLFGRTGLRVSELSLGAMVMGDGLDHGSDKDTSARILDAYADAGGNFVDTANIYAGGASERILGQLLEGRRDAFVLASKYTCATRDGDVNAAGNHRKNLVRSVEASLERLRTDRLDVLWVHARDNFTPVEEVMRALDDLVRAGKVLYLGVSDWAAWEIAQAGTLAELRGWTAFAGSQLRYNLLERTPERELLPQARAYDQAVLAWAPLAAGKLTGKYLRDEPGRLGAAGAAGDPREEAVVKAVVEVAEQGGWSPAQVALAWLLGRPGNVVPIVAATRESQLADNLGAVDVRLDADAVARLDEVSAVPLGFPHDFLREPRVTRTVYGDRWTAIDERRSTYRRTAHDVL from the coding sequence GTGCGGTACACACTGTTCGGCAGGACCGGTCTGCGGGTGAGCGAGCTGAGCCTCGGTGCCATGGTCATGGGCGACGGCCTGGACCACGGCTCCGACAAGGACACCAGCGCGCGGATCCTCGACGCCTACGCGGACGCGGGCGGCAACTTCGTCGACACCGCGAACATCTACGCCGGCGGCGCCTCGGAGCGCATCCTGGGCCAGTTGCTGGAGGGGCGGCGCGACGCGTTCGTGCTGGCCAGCAAGTACACGTGTGCGACCCGTGACGGCGACGTCAACGCCGCCGGGAACCACCGCAAGAACCTGGTGCGGTCGGTGGAGGCCAGCCTGGAGCGGCTGCGCACCGACCGGCTGGACGTGCTGTGGGTGCACGCCCGCGACAACTTCACCCCGGTCGAGGAGGTGATGCGGGCCCTGGACGACCTGGTACGGGCGGGGAAGGTGCTCTACCTCGGCGTCTCGGACTGGGCGGCGTGGGAGATCGCCCAGGCCGGCACGCTCGCCGAGCTGCGCGGCTGGACGGCGTTCGCGGGCTCCCAGCTGCGCTACAACCTGCTTGAGCGCACCCCGGAGCGCGAACTGCTCCCCCAGGCCCGGGCCTACGACCAGGCCGTGCTGGCGTGGGCGCCGCTGGCGGCCGGGAAGCTCACCGGCAAGTACCTGCGGGACGAGCCGGGCCGCCTCGGCGCGGCGGGTGCCGCGGGCGACCCGCGCGAGGAGGCCGTCGTCAAGGCGGTGGTGGAGGTCGCCGAGCAGGGCGGCTGGAGCCCGGCGCAGGTGGCGCTGGCGTGGCTGCTGGGCCGGCCCGGCAACGTGGTGCCGATCGTCGCCGCGACCAGGGAGAGCCAGCTCGCCGACAACCTGGGCGCCGTGGACGTCCGGCTCGACGCGGACGCCGTCGCCCGGCTCGACGAGGTGAGTGCCGTACCGCTGGGGTTCCCGCACGACTTCCTCCGTGAGCCCCGCGTCACCCGGACCGTCTACGGCGACCGGTGGACCGCCATCGACGAGCGCCGCTCCACCTACCGGCGCACCGCGCACGACGTGCTCTGA
- a CDS encoding DUF5134 domain-containing protein, giving the protein MHGPAESGWLLAALCAGTGAYCLLRMRSGVEEQRRTAGGEALMGFGMAAMAVPAAVFAPPAWAWGGYAALFGAVALRALWAARTGAHHLHHLVGALAMVYMAVVMAGTPAGGHAHGTGIPLLTDGLLLYFAGYVLLAGARLVPVPAVAGASGAKGWGDRPELARACRLSMGIAMVAMLLTM; this is encoded by the coding sequence GTGCACGGACCGGCCGAGTCCGGATGGCTGCTGGCCGCGCTCTGCGCGGGGACCGGCGCGTACTGCCTGCTGCGGATGCGCAGCGGCGTCGAGGAACAGCGCCGGACCGCGGGCGGCGAGGCGCTGATGGGATTCGGCATGGCCGCCATGGCCGTCCCGGCGGCCGTCTTTGCACCGCCGGCGTGGGCGTGGGGCGGGTACGCGGCGCTCTTCGGGGCGGTGGCGCTGCGCGCGCTGTGGGCGGCGCGGACCGGTGCGCACCATCTGCACCACCTGGTGGGCGCGCTGGCCATGGTCTACATGGCGGTGGTGATGGCGGGCACCCCGGCGGGCGGGCACGCCCACGGCACCGGGATCCCGCTGCTGACCGATGGACTGCTGCTCTACTTCGCCGGTTACGTGCTGCTGGCGGGCGCGCGGCTGGTCCCCGTCCCCGCCGTGGCGGGCGCGTCGGGCGCGAAGGGCTGGGGCGACCGGCCCGAACTGGCGCGGGCCTGCCGGCTGTCCATGGGGATCGCGATGGTGGCCATGCTGCTGACGATGTGA
- a CDS encoding MarR family winged helix-turn-helix transcriptional regulator, translating to MTATNGRPGAAASDEAARADTVGAVVRQWRAVHPDLDTAPMEIIGRVNRCAALLQQAEDAPLRRAGLSRPEFDLLGALRRTGHELTPGELARETFSSGAAVTKRLKQLTERGLVERRGDVRDRRVAHVRLTDAGRELVDGLLPDQLAYESAVLSGLGATEQGELAGLLGDLLTQLEGRLGGLRT from the coding sequence ATGACGGCGACGAACGGGCGGCCGGGTGCGGCAGCGAGTGACGAGGCCGCGCGGGCCGACACCGTGGGCGCCGTCGTACGGCAGTGGCGGGCCGTCCACCCGGACCTCGACACCGCACCCATGGAGATCATCGGCCGGGTCAACCGCTGCGCCGCCCTCCTCCAGCAGGCCGAGGACGCCCCGCTGCGCCGGGCGGGGCTCAGCCGCCCCGAGTTCGACCTGCTCGGCGCGCTGCGCCGCACCGGCCACGAGCTGACACCCGGGGAACTGGCCCGGGAGACCTTCTCCTCGGGCGCCGCCGTCACCAAACGGCTCAAGCAGCTCACCGAGCGCGGCCTGGTCGAGCGGCGCGGTGACGTGCGCGACCGCCGGGTGGCCCACGTCCGCCTCACCGACGCCGGCCGGGAGCTCGTCGACGGACTGCTGCCCGACCAGCTCGCGTACGAGAGTGCCGTGCTGTCCGGACTCGGCGCCACCGAGCAGGGTGAACTCGCCGGCCTGCTCGGTGATCTGCTCACCCAGCTGGAGGGCCGGCTGGGCGGGCTGCGGACCTGA
- a CDS encoding M56 family metallopeptidase has protein sequence MMVPAALLLLGALTAVAAPRLLARADWPDREPVVALWVWQCVVAAVLLCCALSMTLSAAAAWRAVRGHVFAPAPRAVVEAYALGTAGPWAAALAVTLALGGLWSAAMLVREVARARARWRRRRAELLVRAPELPGEEAGGRGLVVLEDDRADAWWLPGSRPRLVVTTAALRRLEGRRLDAVLAHEQGHARARHDWLLHCSGALAAGFPQVPVFAAFRDEMHRLVELAADDAASRRFGRLTTALALVELNEERGVFGPGPAPQAQLPQRVNRLLAPPDRLTAARRLRLTAAAALVPVVPVLVTFGPGLRALG, from the coding sequence ATGATGGTCCCCGCGGCACTGCTGCTGCTCGGCGCCCTGACCGCCGTCGCGGCTCCCCGGCTGCTCGCCCGGGCCGACTGGCCGGACCGCGAACCGGTGGTCGCACTGTGGGTGTGGCAGTGCGTGGTGGCGGCCGTACTGCTGTGCTGCGCGCTGTCGATGACCCTGAGCGCGGCCGCCGCCTGGCGGGCGGTGCGCGGCCATGTGTTCGCCCCGGCGCCGCGCGCGGTCGTGGAGGCCTACGCGCTCGGGACGGCCGGCCCCTGGGCGGCGGCCCTGGCGGTGACGCTCGCCCTCGGCGGGCTGTGGAGTGCCGCGATGCTGGTGCGCGAGGTGGCGCGGGCCCGCGCCCGGTGGCGGCGGCGGCGCGCCGAACTTCTCGTCCGCGCCCCGGAGTTGCCCGGCGAGGAGGCCGGTGGCAGGGGGCTGGTCGTCCTGGAGGACGACCGTGCGGACGCCTGGTGGCTGCCGGGCAGCCGGCCCCGGCTCGTCGTCACCACCGCCGCGCTGCGCCGCCTGGAGGGACGCCGGCTGGACGCCGTCCTCGCCCACGAGCAGGGCCACGCGCGCGCCCGGCACGACTGGCTGCTGCACTGCTCGGGCGCGCTCGCGGCCGGGTTCCCGCAGGTGCCGGTGTTCGCGGCGTTCCGCGACGAGATGCACCGGCTGGTGGAACTCGCCGCCGACGACGCGGCCTCACGACGGTTCGGCCGGCTCACGACCGCGCTGGCACTGGTGGAACTCAACGAGGAACGGGGTGTGTTCGGCCCCGGGCCCGCCCCGCAGGCGCAGCTCCCGCAGCGCGTGAACCGCCTGCTCGCTCCCCCGGACCGGCTCACCGC